The genome window CTCGCGTCGTCGAGCACGCCGAGCACGATCCACAGCGTCGCGAGCGGCAGGAGCATCCTCATGATCCGCAGGCTGTCCACCGGCGCTGGCGACAGCAGCGCGGCGAGCACGGACCAGATCGCGAAGGCGGCGAGCGGCGCGAATAGCGGCCAGGATGGACGGTACGCGCGTGTGCGAACCGCCCACACGAGCCAGGCCGCCAGCGCGGCTAGCGAAGCCTCGGCCAGCGAGATCGAGGCGGCGAGGCCGAGGAGGAGCGCGACGACGAGGCCATCGCGCAGCGCCAGCGCGCGCGGCCGGTTCAATACGCGTTCCGGTTGCGGAAGCCCAACCAGAAAGTCTGGACGAGGATCTTCAGGTCGAAGCCGAGCGACCAGCGCTCGATGTAGTAGAGGTCGTACTCGATGCGCTTCTCGATCGAGGTGTTGCCGCGCCACCCGTTGATCTGCGCCCACCCGGTGATCCCGGCCTTCACCTTGTGACGCAACATGTAGCGAGGCATTCGTCGCCGGAAGTCCTCGACGAACGACGGCCGCTCGGGGCGCGGGCCGACAAGGCTCATCTCTCCGCGCAGCACGTTGAACAACTGTGGCAGCTCATCGAGGCTCAGGCGGCGGAGGGCGGCGCCGAAGCCGGTGCGGCGCGGATCGTCGGGCACCGCCCAGCGCGGCCCCGTCGTCGCCTCCGCGTCGGCGACCATCGAGCGGAATTTCAGCATCCGGAAGCGCCGGCCGTCGAGGCCCATGCGCTCCTGACGGTAGAGCACGGGGCCGCGCGACGTGAGCTTGATGGCCACCGCGATGGCCAGCATCAGCGGGGCCAGCGTCACCAGCGCGGCGGCGCCGATGACGAAGTCGAACGCGCGCTTGAGTACGCGATTCCAGCCGTAGAGCGGCGACTCGCGTAGGTGGATGATCGGCAGTGTCTCGAACTCCTCGATGCCCCCCCGCAGCGAGGCGAGGCTGAAGATGTCGGGCACGAAGTGAATGGCCACGGGGTCGTCGCCGATGCCGTCGAGGATCGCGCTGAGCCGAGGGTACTCGGCGTGCGGCAGCGCGATGATCACGATGTCCACCGAATGCGCGTCGAGCACCGCGCGGATGTCCTCCGGCGCGCCGAGCCAGCGAGTCTCGCCATCCTCACGCTTGTCGCCGAGCCGGCCGAGCACGCGCACGCCGACGTCGGGGCGCCGGCGTAACACGCGGAACACCTCGGCGGCCGCCTCGCCGCCGCCGACCACCACCGCGTAGCGCAGGTTGTAGCCGCGACGCCGCGCCACACGCAGGGCCTCGCGGAACACAACGCGCGACATCGTCGCGCCCACGATCGACGTCGCCCAGAACACGCCGATCGCGATGCGCGAGTAGTCGTACCCGCGGAAGACGAGGCTCATGATGGCGACGAGGACGAGGGCGCCGAGGCTCGAGGCCTTGGTGATGTCCCACCACTCGCCGAGGTGCGACCCGAGACGCTGCGGCCGGTAGAGGTCGAACGCCTTGAATGCGAAGCCCCACACACTCAGGATCGGCACGAGCTGCAGCGCGTAGTCCCGGAACGGCGGGATGTCGCCGTGGCCGAAGACGCCCGAGTAGAAGCGCAACCAGTACGCCAGCACCCAGCATGCGGCGATCACCGCAACGTCGGCGCCGAACGTGAGCTGCCTGAACAACCGCGAGTGCGCCTTCAGCACGAGCGCCTCGCACGGAACTCCGCGTACCGCCGGTCGAGATAGTCGCGGAGGCGTTGCGTGAACACCGGTCGATCGAATTGCTCGGCGCGGGCGCGCAGCGCGGCCGGCGCGAAGCGAGCTGCGGCCACCTCGAAGGCGAGCATGGCACTCACCAATGCCTCTGCCGTTTGGTCGTCGAAGAAGACGGCCGTCGGCGGGCCTTCGGCGCGGCCGAGGCCGACCATCGTCTCGAGCACGCCGCCCCGCGCGAGCGCGATGGTCGGGCGACCCGCCGCGGCCGCCTCGAGCGGCACGATGCCGTAATCCTCGACCGCCGGGAACAGCACCGCGCGGCAGCGCGCGTAGAGGTCAGCGACCTCGGCGTCGGAGCGCCAGCCGAGGAACTCGACGGTGGGACCGCCGGCCGCGCGCAGCCGCGCTTCCTCCGGGCCGGTGCCGACGACGACCAGGCGGCGACGCAGACGATTAGCAGCGGCGACGGCGAGGTCGACGCGTTTGTAGGGCACGAGCGCGGACACAACGAGGTAGTACTCCCCCGGACCGGAGACGGGTCGGAACCGCGCGACCTCGATGGGCGGGTGGATGACATCGGCGTCACGGCCATAGACGCGGCGGATGCGGTCGGCAATGTGCTGGGAGATGGCGACGAAGCCGTCCACGCGGTCGGTGCGCTTATCCCACGCGCGCAGCGCGGCGGCCACCGGCGGCATGAGCGTGCGCACGACGACGCCGGCACGCGCGCCGAAGTAGTCGTCGTAGAGGTCCCAAACGTAGCGCATGGGACTGAAGCAGTACGAGAGATGCAGCGCGGAGGGCGGCCGCCGCACCGCCTTCGCCGCGCAATGACTCAGCGACAGGACGAGGTCGAAACCGCGCAGGTCGAACATCCGTATGGCGGCGGGGAACAACGGGAGATAGTGACGATAGCGCGTGGCCGCCGCCGGCAGCCGCTGGACGAACGACGTCACGATGCGGCGCCGCTCGATGACGGCGGACACGCTGCCGGGGACGTGCAGGAGCGTGTAGAGAGGCGCCTCGGGGAAGAGCTCGCAGAACACCTCGAGGCAGCGCTCGCCGCCGCGCATGCCGGTGAGCCAGTCGTGCACGAGAGCGACGCGCGGTGAGCCGCCGGCCGCGCCGCGCCCCACGCCCCTCGTCAGCGTCGAATGCGCTGTCGCCAATAGTCCAGCAGGTCGCTCAGGGTCCGCTCCACCGGGATCCGGGTTCGCCAGCCGACCGCCGCCTCGATCTTGTCCGCGCACCCCCGCAGCACCGGCACGTCGGACGGACGGAGCCGCGCCTGGTCGGTACGGACCTGAATGCCGCTGACCTTGGACTGTGCGATCAGGAACTGAAGGACGCGCTCGATGGACCAGTCGGTGCCGGAGCAGAGGTTGTAGACCTCGCCCACGCTCCCGCGCTCGAGCAGGGCCCAGTAGCCGCGCACGACGTCGCGAACATCGGAGAAATCGCGGGTGGGCTTGAGGTCACCCGCGGACACCACGGGTTCGCGCAGACCCGCCTCGATCTCGGCGATCTGCTTCGCGAAGTTCGAGGTGGCAAAGGCTTCCCCTCTCCGGGGCCCGGTGTGGTTGAACGCGCGCGCACGGACGATGTCGAGCCCGTAGCTCTTGTAGTACTGGTAGCCCATCAGGTCCTGCGTCACCTTGCTGACCGCATACGGTGAGAGCGGACGCAGCGGGTTGCTCTCGCGAATCGGCAGCTCGTGCGGCTCGACGAGACCGTATTCCTCGCTGGAGCCGATGACGAGAAATCGCGCTCGGTTCCCGAGCTGGCGGATCGCCTCGAAGAGGTTCA of Deltaproteobacteria bacterium contains these proteins:
- a CDS encoding undecaprenyl-phosphate glucose phosphotransferase, producing the protein MLKAHSRLFRQLTFGADVAVIAACWVLAYWLRFYSGVFGHGDIPPFRDYALQLVPILSVWGFAFKAFDLYRPQRLGSHLGEWWDITKASSLGALVLVAIMSLVFRGYDYSRIAIGVFWATSIVGATMSRVVFREALRVARRRGYNLRYAVVVGGGEAAAEVFRVLRRRPDVGVRVLGRLGDKREDGETRWLGAPEDIRAVLDAHSVDIVIIALPHAEYPRLSAILDGIGDDPVAIHFVPDIFSLASLRGGIEEFETLPIIHLRESPLYGWNRVLKRAFDFVIGAAALVTLAPLMLAIAVAIKLTSRGPVLYRQERMGLDGRRFRMLKFRSMVADAEATTGPRWAVPDDPRRTGFGAALRRLSLDELPQLFNVLRGEMSLVGPRPERPSFVEDFRRRMPRYMLRHKVKAGITGWAQINGWRGNTSIEKRIEYDLYYIERWSLGFDLKILVQTFWLGFRNRNAY
- a CDS encoding glycosyltransferase family 4 protein, with translation MRGGERCLEVFCELFPEAPLYTLLHVPGSVSAVIERRRIVTSFVQRLPAAATRYRHYLPLFPAAIRMFDLRGFDLVLSLSHCAAKAVRRPPSALHLSYCFSPMRYVWDLYDDYFGARAGVVVRTLMPPVAAALRAWDKRTDRVDGFVAISQHIADRIRRVYGRDADVIHPPIEVARFRPVSGPGEYYLVVSALVPYKRVDLAVAAANRLRRRLVVVGTGPEEARLRAAGGPTVEFLGWRSDAEVADLYARCRAVLFPAVEDYGIVPLEAAAAGRPTIALARGGVLETMVGLGRAEGPPTAVFFDDQTAEALVSAMLAFEVAAARFAPAALRARAEQFDRPVFTQRLRDYLDRRYAEFRARRSC
- a CDS encoding GDP-mannose 4,6-dehydratase, coding for MRILITGITGFVGSHLTEWALSRGADVIGALRWRSNTEHIEHLRDRLTLIESDLRDLSSVLGLVEQAHPDYIVHLAAQSFVAASWLTPAETLLTNAISQMNLFEAIRQLGNRARFLVIGSSEEYGLVEPHELPIRESNPLRPLSPYAVSKVTQDLMGYQYYKSYGLDIVRARAFNHTGPRRGEAFATSNFAKQIAEIEAGLREPVVSAGDLKPTRDFSDVRDVVRGYWALLERGSVGEVYNLCSGTDWSIERVLQFLIAQSKVSGIQVRTDQARLRPSDVPVLRGCADKIEAAVGWRTRIPVERTLSDLLDYWRQRIRR